A DNA window from Ictalurus furcatus strain D&B chromosome 22, Billie_1.0, whole genome shotgun sequence contains the following coding sequences:
- the LOC128599165 gene encoding uncharacterized protein LOC128599165 isoform X2, producing MVQFKTLPVFLCAMGFISETLCSSSLEAEAGDNVTLWCQHGLTDTGFIFWFKHTSDSVPLRLGCKKFRTSAPSQNCYFFNESERIVMSVHGKSTSLTITAVNVSDTGLYYCSFCDKMIFSNSTSLQVKGVKTTFSEDKAAGSDSSAVFFMLNAVFSAVNLIVLCVLIIILKNRKTLRGAEAEDIEVADSDSEHYTALQSSTKNTKRTRRHDEKVYTHVVYSSIAQSNLCT from the exons ATGGTTCAGTTTAAAACTCtgcctgtgtttctctgtgccatGG GTTTTATCTCAGAGACTCTGTGCTCTTCATCTTTGGAGGCAGAAGCTGGAGATAACGTCACTCTTTGGTGCCAACATGGTCTGACTGATACAGGTTTCATCTTCTGGTTTAAACACACAAGTGATTCAGTTCCACTTCGTCTTGGGTGTAAAAAGTTTAGGACATCAGCTCCATCACAAAACTGTTACTTCTTTAATGAAAGTGAGAGAATAGTGATGTCTGTTCATGGCAAGAGCACGTCTCTCACAATCACTGCAGTAAACGTCTCTGATACAGGACTGTATTACTGCAGCTTCTGTGATAAAATGATCTTTAGCAACTCGACCTCTTTACAAGTGAAAG gtgtaaaaacaacattttctgAGGATAAAGCTGCAG GTTCGGACTCGTCTGCTGTGTTCTTCATGCTGAATGCGGTGTTTAGTGCCGTGAATCTGATTGTTCTCTGTGTCCTGATCATCATACTGAAGAACAGAAAAACTCTTAGAG GTGCTGAAGCAGAAGATATTGAG GTTGCTGACTCGGACTCGGAGCATTACACCGCACTACAGTCCTCTACCAAGAACACCAAGAGAACCAGGAGACATGATGAAAAGGTGTATACACATGTTGTATATTCTTCAATCGCACAGAGTAATTTGTGTACATAA
- the LOC128599165 gene encoding uncharacterized protein LOC128599165 isoform X1, whose protein sequence is MVQFKTLPVFLCAMVAGFISETLCSSSLEAEAGDNVTLWCQHGLTDTGFIFWFKHTSDSVPLRLGCKKFRTSAPSQNCYFFNESERIVMSVHGKSTSLTITAVNVSDTGLYYCSFCDKMIFSNSTSLQVKGVKTTFSEDKAAGSDSSAVFFMLNAVFSAVNLIVLCVLIIILKNRKTLRGAEAEDIEVADSDSEHYTALQSSTKNTKRTRRHDEKVYTHVVYSSIAQSNLCT, encoded by the exons ATGGTTCAGTTTAAAACTCtgcctgtgtttctctgtgccatGG TTGCAGGTTTTATCTCAGAGACTCTGTGCTCTTCATCTTTGGAGGCAGAAGCTGGAGATAACGTCACTCTTTGGTGCCAACATGGTCTGACTGATACAGGTTTCATCTTCTGGTTTAAACACACAAGTGATTCAGTTCCACTTCGTCTTGGGTGTAAAAAGTTTAGGACATCAGCTCCATCACAAAACTGTTACTTCTTTAATGAAAGTGAGAGAATAGTGATGTCTGTTCATGGCAAGAGCACGTCTCTCACAATCACTGCAGTAAACGTCTCTGATACAGGACTGTATTACTGCAGCTTCTGTGATAAAATGATCTTTAGCAACTCGACCTCTTTACAAGTGAAAG gtgtaaaaacaacattttctgAGGATAAAGCTGCAG GTTCGGACTCGTCTGCTGTGTTCTTCATGCTGAATGCGGTGTTTAGTGCCGTGAATCTGATTGTTCTCTGTGTCCTGATCATCATACTGAAGAACAGAAAAACTCTTAGAG GTGCTGAAGCAGAAGATATTGAG GTTGCTGACTCGGACTCGGAGCATTACACCGCACTACAGTCCTCTACCAAGAACACCAAGAGAACCAGGAGACATGATGAAAAGGTGTATACACATGTTGTATATTCTTCAATCGCACAGAGTAATTTGTGTACATAA
- the LOC128599165 gene encoding uncharacterized protein LOC128599165 isoform X3, producing the protein MVQFKTLPVFLCAMVAGFISETLCSSSLEAEAGDNVTLWCQHGLTDTGFIFWFKHTSDSVPLRLGCKKFRTSAPSQNCYFFNESERIVMSVHGKSTSLTITAVNVSDTGLYYCSFCDKMIFSNSTSLQVKGVKTTFSEDKAAGSDSSAVFFMLNAVFSAVNLIVLCVLIIILKNRKTLRGC; encoded by the exons ATGGTTCAGTTTAAAACTCtgcctgtgtttctctgtgccatGG TTGCAGGTTTTATCTCAGAGACTCTGTGCTCTTCATCTTTGGAGGCAGAAGCTGGAGATAACGTCACTCTTTGGTGCCAACATGGTCTGACTGATACAGGTTTCATCTTCTGGTTTAAACACACAAGTGATTCAGTTCCACTTCGTCTTGGGTGTAAAAAGTTTAGGACATCAGCTCCATCACAAAACTGTTACTTCTTTAATGAAAGTGAGAGAATAGTGATGTCTGTTCATGGCAAGAGCACGTCTCTCACAATCACTGCAGTAAACGTCTCTGATACAGGACTGTATTACTGCAGCTTCTGTGATAAAATGATCTTTAGCAACTCGACCTCTTTACAAGTGAAAG gtgtaaaaacaacattttctgAGGATAAAGCTGCAG GTTCGGACTCGTCTGCTGTGTTCTTCATGCTGAATGCGGTGTTTAGTGCCGTGAATCTGATTGTTCTCTGTGTCCTGATCATCATACTGAAGAACAGAAAAACTCTTAGAG GTTGCTGA